One part of the Pirellulales bacterium genome encodes these proteins:
- a CDS encoding Swt1 family HEPN domain-containing protein: MAVTNRERVGKAIDLLAAGLQPFDERELKAALGEKWEEVLADGAPRAARGKKATKPNLADPQLLLNAVWNQWNNVFARTLGHAERSLVSELREVRNRWAHNEAFSGNDAYRALDSTGRLLTAISAPEAAEVEQMRMDLLRGQFDEQRRSEMRKASFQPTEGKPQGGLNPWREVVTPHPDVSSGRYQQAEFAADLCSPATALSRANGGNSLNLPYTE, translated from the coding sequence ATGGCGGTAACGAATCGAGAACGGGTCGGCAAGGCGATCGACCTTTTGGCGGCGGGCTTGCAGCCGTTCGACGAGCGTGAATTGAAAGCGGCGCTGGGCGAGAAGTGGGAAGAGGTGCTGGCGGATGGCGCGCCCAGGGCGGCTCGCGGTAAGAAGGCAACGAAGCCAAATCTGGCCGATCCGCAGTTGTTGCTGAACGCGGTTTGGAACCAGTGGAACAATGTGTTTGCCCGCACGCTGGGCCACGCGGAGCGGAGCCTGGTCAGCGAGCTGCGCGAGGTGCGGAACCGCTGGGCGCACAACGAAGCCTTCAGCGGCAACGACGCTTATCGCGCGCTCGACAGCACAGGCCGACTATTGACCGCGATCTCGGCCCCTGAGGCGGCCGAGGTCGAGCAGATGCGAATGGACCTGCTGCGGGGGCAGTTCGACGAGCAGCGCCGCAGCGAAATGCGCAAGGCGTCGTTTCAGCCGACCGAAGGCAAACCCCAAGGTGGCCTTAACCCGTGGCGCGAAGTCGTGACGCCCCATCCGGACGTCTCCAGTGGCCGGTATCAGCAAGCCGAGTTCGCCGCCGACCTTTGTTCACCAGCCACGGCTTTGAGCAGAGCTAACGGCGGAAACAGCCTCAACCTTCCATACACCGAGTAG
- a CDS encoding LptF/LptG family permease — translation MRLFTRYVTAELLKTFLVTLTVLTSFLIVYGLVKQARDQGLGPQQVVRIIPYILPEMLRYTIPATLLFAACTVYGRMAGSNEVVAIKSLGIHPMTVLWPCYILAFVLSLFTVLLNDMAITWGQAGIERVVIEGVEEIVYGMLRTQRNYTNKNITILVKAVEGRRLIQPTFTFSATEGQPPKTVTAREAQIRCDGKMLTIVFQHATIEAQGLQSYLDHFEYEIPILDASRKTDDSHIPTRVPMRLIETEVAQVELEMSNYERRQAGQLGLALATGDFDSLVQKDWAHEAIILQDFRNHLYRLFTEPPRRWSAGFSCLCFVMVGAPMAIWLRSADYLTSFFLCFGPILLIYYPLLVFGVEQAKSGTLSPQIVWLGNGVLAACGVWLLRSKVLRY, via the coding sequence ATGCGCCTCTTTACCCGCTACGTCACGGCCGAACTGCTGAAGACCTTCCTGGTCACGCTCACCGTGCTGACCAGCTTTCTGATTGTCTATGGCCTGGTCAAGCAGGCCCGCGACCAAGGGCTGGGGCCGCAGCAGGTGGTGCGGATCATCCCCTATATTCTGCCCGAAATGTTGCGCTACACGATTCCCGCGACGCTGCTGTTCGCGGCCTGCACCGTCTACGGGCGCATGGCCGGTTCGAACGAAGTGGTGGCCATCAAGTCGCTGGGCATCCACCCCATGACCGTGCTTTGGCCCTGTTACATTCTGGCCTTCGTTCTCAGTCTGTTCACGGTGCTGCTGAACGACATGGCCATCACGTGGGGTCAGGCTGGCATCGAGCGGGTCGTGATCGAAGGGGTGGAAGAGATCGTCTATGGCATGCTTCGCACGCAGCGAAACTACACGAACAAGAACATCACCATCCTGGTGAAGGCGGTCGAGGGGCGGCGGCTGATTCAGCCGACCTTCACTTTTTCGGCCACCGAAGGGCAGCCGCCGAAGACCGTCACGGCGCGCGAAGCCCAAATCCGCTGCGACGGCAAAATGCTGACGATTGTGTTCCAGCACGCGACGATCGAAGCGCAGGGTCTCCAGTCGTACCTCGACCACTTCGAGTATGAGATTCCCATCCTCGACGCCAGCCGCAAGACCGACGATTCGCACATACCGACCCGCGTGCCGATGCGGCTGATCGAAACCGAAGTGGCCCAGGTCGAGTTGGAGATGTCGAACTACGAGCGGCGGCAGGCCGGCCAGCTTGGCCTGGCCCTGGCCACCGGCGATTTCGACTCGCTGGTGCAAAAAGACTGGGCCCACGAAGCCATCATCTTGCAGGACTTTCGCAACCATCTCTATCGGTTGTTCACCGAGCCGCCCCGCCGCTGGTCGGCCGGGTTTAGCTGTCTCTGTTTCGTGATGGTCGGAGCGCCGATGGCGATCTGGCTTCGCTCCGCCGATTACCTCACCAGTTTCTTCCTTTGCTTCGGGCCGATCTTGCTGATCTACTATCCGCTCCTGGTGTTCGGCGTAGAACAAGCGAAGAGCGGAACGCTCAGCCCGCAAATCGTCTGGCTCGGCAACGGGGTGCTGGCGGCCTGCGGCGTGTGGCTGCTGCGCAGCAAAGTGCTGCGGTACTGA
- a CDS encoding DUF3696 domain-containing protein, which yields MITEISLDSFKSWRKIERMRLAPITGLFGTNSSGKTSILQWLLMLKQTVDSSDRTQALDLGDSRSLVELGSFGDVVHGHELPGRIGWELRWLLGHTRQIVDLEEGPDAVVIEDDKIAYRCTVSGAETGEVRVERMAYDFGGSTFGYNRDPGRGDYSLWAQGPAAPGLKRTERHRWDLPAPVKCYGFPYQVKIYFQKAGFLSDLSLQVEELFGRLFYLGPLRAVPARHYTWAGGKPDDVGPHGERVVDALLASRHNGHQIRDRATGVERSVEESVAYWLQELGLIHDFAVQEIAGGSGLYRVRVRRTAESPEVLITDVGFGVSQLLPVLVLCYYVPDGSTILLEQPEAHLHPRVQAALADLLIEVAKARNLQLIVESHSEHLLRRMQRRIAEESLSSSDVALYFCRLEKGVSQLDLLEVDAFGNISNWPDDFFGDQFGEMAAMAEAISERRQEGA from the coding sequence ATGATTACTGAGATTTCTCTCGACAGCTTCAAGTCATGGCGGAAGATCGAGCGAATGCGGCTCGCCCCGATCACGGGTTTGTTTGGCACAAATAGCTCGGGCAAAACGAGCATCCTGCAATGGCTGCTGATGCTCAAGCAAACCGTCGATTCCTCCGACCGAACGCAAGCACTGGACCTCGGGGACAGCCGAAGCCTCGTTGAACTTGGTTCGTTTGGCGATGTCGTGCATGGTCACGAACTGCCAGGGCGGATTGGCTGGGAGCTACGCTGGTTGCTTGGCCACACGAGGCAGATTGTCGACCTGGAAGAAGGACCGGACGCGGTTGTCATTGAGGACGACAAGATCGCGTACCGATGCACCGTAAGCGGCGCAGAAACGGGCGAGGTCCGCGTCGAGCGCATGGCTTACGATTTCGGCGGATCGACGTTCGGTTACAACCGCGACCCGGGCCGGGGTGACTACTCGCTTTGGGCTCAAGGGCCCGCCGCGCCCGGATTAAAGCGAACGGAACGACACCGTTGGGATCTCCCGGCGCCCGTGAAATGTTACGGGTTTCCCTATCAGGTGAAGATCTATTTCCAAAAGGCCGGCTTCCTTTCCGACCTTAGCCTCCAAGTCGAGGAACTCTTCGGCCGCCTGTTTTACCTCGGTCCGCTGCGCGCGGTGCCGGCCCGCCATTACACCTGGGCGGGAGGAAAGCCGGACGACGTTGGCCCGCATGGCGAACGAGTCGTCGATGCCTTGCTCGCCAGCCGTCATAACGGCCACCAAATCCGCGATCGAGCCACGGGCGTTGAACGTTCTGTCGAAGAATCCGTGGCCTATTGGCTCCAGGAGCTTGGATTAATCCATGACTTCGCGGTCCAGGAAATTGCTGGGGGAAGCGGGCTCTACCGCGTTCGGGTACGCCGCACGGCCGAGTCGCCCGAAGTGCTCATCACCGATGTTGGCTTTGGCGTCTCGCAACTCTTGCCGGTTCTTGTCCTCTGCTATTATGTGCCGGACGGATCGACGATTCTCCTGGAGCAGCCTGAGGCGCACCTGCATCCTCGCGTGCAAGCGGCACTTGCTGACCTGTTGATCGAGGTCGCTAAAGCAAGGAACCTGCAGCTGATCGTGGAAAGCCACAGCGAACACTTGCTCAGGCGCATGCAACGGCGGATTGCCGAAGAATCGCTCAGCAGCAGCGACGTGGCCCTGTACTTTTGCAGGCTCGAAAAAGGCGTTTCGCAGCTCGACCTGCTCGAAGTGGATGCGTTCGGGAACATCAGCAATTGGCCCGACGACTTTTTTGGCGACCAGTTTGGCGAGATGGCGGCGATGGCGGAAGCTATTTCCGAACGGCGGCAGGAGGGCGCCTGA
- a CDS encoding prenyltransferase/squalene oxidase repeat-containing protein, which yields MVDYERLSGAYRAARRELLERRNSAGHWEGRLSSSALSTATAVSALAIVRRQLERDDSPSSFELQERLERLIFGGLDWLVPAQNRDGGWGDTDRSVSNIATTMLVRAAFQLTCLPAADPELLQRADQYVRTQGGIAGLRRRYGRDKTFAVPILTNCALAGLVSWKEVSPLPFELACFPQAWFRFLRLPVVSYAIPALVAIGQARFFHRPPWNPLVRWWRRAAVEKSLRVLEKLQPAGGGFLEATPLTSFVVMSLASIGQARHPVARRGLDFLLNSVREDGSWPIDTNLATWVTTLSLNALATGDTETAVEASERCADWLLDCQCRDVHPYTGATAGGWGWSDLSGSVPDADDTSGALLALASYDQDARVADAARLGITWLLDLQNSDGGWPTFCRGWGKLPFDRSGSDLTAHALRALHAWREDGLPSPSSGGRDGLGRPSSASIDRAIDAGFQYLARQQQPDGSWIPLWFGNQHHAREENPLYGTARVLLAYADFGKLDHPAARRAAAWLAKQQRSDGGWGAEPSVEETALAVEALLALDGDSAYHQHVERGLSWLIESVESGRFRQCSPIGFYFAKLWYYEALYPIVFSVSALGRAVRRCEPAPARRRVDLLPRLPEPTLLRPSPAPLS from the coding sequence ATGGTCGATTACGAAAGGTTATCAGGTGCCTATCGGGCCGCTCGCCGTGAGCTGCTCGAACGGCGAAATTCGGCGGGGCATTGGGAGGGGCGGCTCTCCAGTTCCGCATTGTCTACGGCCACCGCGGTCAGCGCGCTGGCCATCGTGCGGCGGCAGCTCGAACGAGACGACTCGCCCAGTTCTTTTGAACTGCAGGAACGACTGGAGCGGCTGATCTTCGGCGGCCTCGACTGGCTGGTGCCTGCGCAAAACCGCGACGGCGGCTGGGGCGACACCGACCGCAGCGTATCGAACATTGCCACCACGATGCTGGTCCGGGCGGCGTTTCAGCTCACCTGCCTGCCCGCCGCCGACCCCGAACTGCTCCAGCGGGCCGACCAGTACGTTCGCACTCAGGGCGGCATCGCCGGACTGCGGCGGCGCTACGGCCGCGATAAAACGTTCGCCGTGCCGATCCTCACCAACTGCGCGCTGGCCGGGCTGGTGTCGTGGAAAGAAGTGTCGCCGTTGCCCTTTGAGCTGGCGTGTTTTCCGCAGGCATGGTTTCGCTTCTTGCGGCTGCCGGTGGTGAGCTATGCCATTCCGGCGCTGGTGGCCATCGGCCAGGCGAGGTTTTTTCATCGCCCGCCGTGGAACCCGTTGGTGCGCTGGTGGCGGCGAGCGGCCGTCGAGAAGAGCCTGCGCGTGCTGGAGAAGCTGCAGCCGGCCGGCGGGGGCTTTTTGGAAGCCACGCCGTTGACCAGCTTCGTGGTGATGAGTCTGGCCAGCATCGGGCAAGCGCGGCATCCGGTCGCGCGTCGCGGCCTGGACTTCCTTTTGAACTCGGTCCGCGAAGATGGCTCGTGGCCCATCGACACGAACCTGGCCACGTGGGTCACCACGCTTTCACTCAACGCGCTCGCCACTGGCGACACGGAAACGGCCGTCGAAGCAAGCGAGCGATGCGCCGATTGGTTGCTCGACTGTCAATGCCGTGACGTCCATCCTTATACAGGCGCGACAGCGGGCGGCTGGGGCTGGAGCGACCTGAGCGGCTCCGTGCCCGACGCGGATGATACGTCGGGCGCTCTGTTGGCGTTGGCGTCGTACGATCAGGACGCGCGCGTTGCCGACGCCGCCCGGTTGGGAATTACCTGGCTTCTCGATCTGCAGAACTCCGACGGTGGCTGGCCGACCTTCTGCCGCGGTTGGGGCAAGCTTCCCTTCGACCGCAGTGGCAGCGATCTCACGGCGCACGCCCTGCGGGCCCTGCACGCCTGGCGGGAGGATGGGCTTCCTAGCCCGTCCAGTGGCGGACGGGACGGCCTAGGAAGGCCATCCTCCGCGTCCATCGACCGGGCCATCGATGCCGGTTTCCAATATCTGGCGCGCCAGCAGCAGCCCGACGGAAGTTGGATACCGCTGTGGTTCGGCAACCAGCACCATGCGCGCGAAGAAAACCCGCTCTACGGCACGGCCCGCGTGCTGCTGGCCTATGCCGATTTTGGCAAGCTCGACCATCCGGCTGCGCGCCGGGCCGCCGCCTGGCTTGCCAAGCAGCAACGCTCCGACGGCGGTTGGGGCGCCGAGCCGAGCGTCGAAGAAACCGCTCTGGCGGTCGAGGCGCTGCTGGCCCTCGACGGCGATTCCGCGTATCATCAGCACGTCGAGCGCGGGCTGAGCTGGCTGATCGAGTCAGTCGAAAGCGGCCGGTTTCGCCAATGCTCGCCGATCGGTTTCTACTTTGCCAAGTTGTGGTATTATGAGGCCCTGTACCCTATAGTGTTTAGCGTGTCGGCCTTGGGTCGGGCAGTGCGGCGATGTGAGCCGGCCCCGGCCCGCCGCCGCGTCGACCTGCTGCCCCGCCTGCCCGAGCCGACCTTACTGCGTCCCTCGCCCGCCCCCTTAAGCTAG
- a CDS encoding NAD(P)H-hydrate dehydratase produces MSDLPTLPAREPDSHKGDFGSALLVGGARGMTGAISLSGMAALRGGAGLVKLAVPLSSQEVVAGFEPSYMTIGLPCDDAGRIGLPAREGIAELAQKATALGCGPGLARSAELDELVAWMYTELTQPAVFDADALNALAAQPDLLGKPGGPRILTPHPGEFQRLIGATARLPRHELEQQAVALAARCGIVVLLKGHRTLIADGRQQAHNTSGNPGMATGGTGDVLTGLATAMLCQHLSPFDAARLAAHVHGLAGDLAAQELGQVSLIASDLVRWLPAAFRRLAG; encoded by the coding sequence GTGTCCGACCTCCCTACACTCCCTGCTCGCGAACCCGACAGCCACAAAGGCGACTTCGGCAGCGCCTTGCTGGTCGGTGGAGCACGGGGCATGACCGGCGCCATTTCTCTGTCGGGCATGGCCGCGCTCCGCGGCGGAGCCGGGTTGGTGAAGCTGGCCGTGCCGTTAAGCTCGCAGGAGGTGGTGGCCGGTTTCGAGCCATCGTACATGACCATCGGTCTGCCTTGCGACGATGCGGGCAGAATCGGTCTTCCGGCCCGAGAAGGGATTGCCGAGTTGGCGCAGAAAGCGACGGCGCTCGGCTGCGGCCCCGGTCTGGCGAGGTCGGCGGAACTGGACGAATTAGTGGCCTGGATGTACACCGAGCTAACGCAGCCGGCGGTGTTCGATGCCGACGCGCTGAACGCCCTGGCTGCGCAGCCCGACCTGCTTGGCAAGCCGGGCGGGCCGCGGATCCTCACGCCGCATCCGGGCGAGTTTCAACGGCTGATCGGAGCGACCGCCCGTCTGCCGCGGCACGAATTGGAGCAGCAGGCAGTCGCCTTGGCCGCCCGCTGCGGAATCGTCGTGCTGCTCAAGGGGCATCGTACCCTGATCGCCGACGGGCGACAGCAGGCCCACAATACAAGCGGCAATCCGGGCATGGCCACCGGCGGTACTGGAGACGTGTTGACCGGACTGGCGACCGCGATGCTCTGCCAGCATCTCTCGCCGTTCGATGCCGCCCGGCTTGCCGCCCACGTTCACGGACTGGCCGGCGACCTGGCTGCCCAGGAGTTGGGCCAGGTGTCCCTGATCGCCAGCGATCTTGTGCGTTGGCTGCCGGCGGCCTTTCGGCGCCTCGCTGGTTGA
- a CDS encoding PIN domain-containing protein, with protein MNQVFADAFYFFAVLNPNDAAHQRALAYATQHNENVVTTAWVLTELADGLATTDKRHVFAQLVGRLQADPDTEIVPPSEELMVRGTELYDSRPDKKWSLTDCISFVVMHDRGIREALTGDHHYEQAGFTALLK; from the coding sequence ATGAACCAAGTGTTCGCCGACGCTTTTTACTTTTTCGCGGTCCTCAATCCGAATGACGCGGCCCACCAACGCGCGCTCGCCTACGCGACCCAACATAATGAGAATGTGGTCACGACCGCATGGGTCCTGACCGAACTCGCGGACGGCCTCGCCACGACCGACAAGCGGCATGTGTTCGCGCAGCTCGTCGGCCGCCTTCAGGCGGATCCTGACACCGAGATCGTACCGCCCAGCGAAGAACTGATGGTTCGTGGCACGGAGCTTTACGACTCCCGTCCGGATAAAAAGTGGTCATTGACGGACTGCATTTCGTTCGTGGTTATGCACGACCGGGGCATTCGAGAAGCGCTCACGGGTGACCATCATTACGAGCAGGCAGGATTTACGGCATTACTGAAGTAA
- a CDS encoding SUMF1/EgtB/PvdO family nonheme iron enzyme, translated as MIDRLQKTVAETGQGETPRDVGVSAPVPERIGRYRVEGLLGKGGFGLVYLAYDDQLQRLVAIKVPHAKLVAQIADAEAYLVEARTVAKLDHPNIVPAHDVGSTGQFPCFFVSKYVDGTNLFTRLKQSRPSLHEAVELAAAVAEALHHAHKQGVVHRDIKPGNILLDKTGKPFVGDFGLALREQDVGSGPRYAGTPAYMSPEQARGEGHRVDGRSDIFSLGAVLYEMLTGRRPFSADVEEELLEQVVSLEPRPPRQIDDAIPKELERICLKALSKRASERYTTAKDMADDLRHFLTEHGGDSLAATIDMPVAAAAAAMDRSGTPSTKPQTLTSDAAPLRIVPKGLRSFDAHDADFFLDLLPGPRDRNGLPDSIRFWKTAIEEFDADKTFPVGLIYGPSGCGKSSLVKAGLLPRLSPDVIAVYVEATADRTMTRLLNGLHKRFPGLPGTPGLKDTLTALRRGMGLPACKKALIVLDQFEQWLHANNEDHNNELVQALRQCDGERVQCIVMVRDDFWLAVSRFLRDLEVRLVEGQNSALVDLFDLDHARKVLAALGRAFGKLPERPSEMSKEQKEFLKQAVSGLAQDDKVISVRLALFAEMTKGKSWTAATLREMGGTAGVGVAFLEETFSASTAPPEHRYHQQAARAVLKTLLPNAGTDIKGHMRSRRNLLEASGYANRPRDFDNLLRVLDDEVRLITPTEQETKEETAQNAVERGARYYQLTHDYLVPSLRDWLTRKQKETRRGRAELLLADRAAVWSSRPENRQLPSLLNWLQIRWLTRKKNWTAAERKMMAKATRCHASKSLVVAVILVLIGGGTHETLGRLKAQALKDRLLDAHTNEVPTIVHDMVSYRRWLDPLLYDAYAQAEANKDPRKQLHAGLALLPVDTAFVDYLFDRLLDSNPEETPAIRDALAPHKAALRDRLWAVMESSGKALEKQRLPAASALASYGPPDEDDDAGRWQRASGVIADELLAAVRENPSHFATLVDQLRPVRFVLLPPLSEIFRERRRPESERSFATIILADYAADKPHLLADLLMDADAKQFSLLYPKLTEHRASAIGILRNELAKRREPVAGTAERDELASRQANAAVAIWRLDGPVSVRQLLEHSRNPTIRSYLVRRLGPCGAVDPQDLMRLVTAEPNVTIRRALILSIGEFAGTPLPDRGELVDWLLSIFERDSDAGMHAATAYLLTCLGEDDKIEAALERLRLSEAEIQERNWDGPAGGPLWFVNGQGQTMSVIPGPAQFVMGSPPGELGREASESQHTVRISRTFAIAAHAVTVGEFRRLGFGAIDRPPHYPVTYVSWHGAAAYCNRLSEQEGIPPDQWCYEIDEQQRVVKLRPKYLSLTGYRLPTEAEMEFASRANASTSRYFGDTDELLAGYGWYVPNSNGMVQPGGRLRPNDFGLFDALGNVWTWCQEKKRDYPQTGSDQIVEDVESDLEIGSWPRMLRGGCYTDHAAGLRTAHRWSELPTATSNIVGFRVARTLTAQ; from the coding sequence GTGATCGATCGTCTGCAAAAAACCGTTGCCGAGACTGGACAGGGCGAAACGCCGCGCGATGTTGGTGTCTCGGCGCCCGTGCCGGAGCGGATCGGTCGCTACCGCGTCGAGGGGCTGCTGGGCAAGGGTGGGTTCGGTCTGGTCTACTTGGCTTACGACGACCAATTGCAGCGGCTCGTCGCCATCAAGGTGCCGCACGCCAAGCTCGTCGCACAGATCGCGGACGCCGAAGCCTATCTTGTTGAAGCTCGCACCGTCGCCAAACTCGACCACCCCAATATCGTGCCGGCGCATGATGTGGGCAGCACCGGGCAGTTCCCCTGTTTTTTTGTCTCGAAGTACGTCGACGGCACCAACCTCTTCACGAGGCTCAAACAGTCCCGACCGTCGCTGCATGAAGCCGTGGAACTGGCGGCGGCCGTGGCCGAAGCATTGCACCACGCCCACAAGCAAGGCGTCGTGCATCGGGACATCAAGCCCGGCAACATCCTGCTCGACAAGACCGGCAAGCCGTTCGTCGGAGATTTTGGCTTGGCGCTTCGCGAGCAGGATGTCGGCAGCGGGCCGCGCTACGCCGGGACCCCGGCCTACATGAGTCCCGAGCAGGCCCGCGGAGAGGGGCACCGGGTTGACGGCCGCAGCGATATTTTCAGCCTGGGTGCGGTCTTGTACGAAATGCTCACGGGCAGGCGTCCCTTTTCCGCGGATGTGGAAGAGGAACTGCTGGAACAAGTTGTTTCGCTCGAGCCGCGACCGCCCCGCCAGATTGACGACGCCATTCCAAAAGAACTCGAACGAATATGTTTGAAAGCGTTGTCGAAGCGTGCCTCGGAGCGATACACCACGGCGAAGGACATGGCTGACGATTTGCGCCATTTCTTGACCGAGCACGGTGGCGACTCTCTGGCGGCGACGATCGACATGCCGGTCGCCGCCGCGGCGGCGGCAATGGACCGGTCTGGCACTCCCTCGACGAAGCCCCAAACTCTGACCTCCGACGCGGCGCCTCTGAGAATTGTCCCGAAAGGATTGCGGTCTTTCGACGCGCACGATGCCGATTTCTTCCTCGACCTGCTTCCCGGCCCTCGCGACCGAAACGGTCTGCCCGATAGCATCCGTTTTTGGAAGACCGCCATTGAAGAATTTGACGCCGACAAGACCTTCCCGGTGGGCTTGATCTATGGGCCAAGCGGCTGCGGCAAGTCGTCGCTCGTGAAAGCCGGCTTGCTGCCGCGCTTGTCCCCCGATGTGATTGCGGTGTACGTCGAGGCCACGGCCGATCGGACGATGACGCGCCTGCTGAACGGCTTGCATAAACGCTTTCCTGGCCTGCCGGGAACTCCGGGTCTGAAGGATACGCTGACGGCACTGCGCCGGGGGATGGGTCTTCCGGCTTGCAAGAAGGCGCTGATCGTCCTCGACCAATTCGAGCAGTGGTTGCACGCCAACAACGAAGACCACAACAACGAGCTGGTGCAGGCCTTGCGGCAGTGCGACGGCGAGCGGGTGCAGTGCATCGTCATGGTCCGCGATGATTTCTGGCTTGCGGTCAGCCGCTTTCTGCGGGATTTGGAAGTCCGACTCGTCGAAGGGCAGAACAGCGCCTTGGTGGATCTTTTTGACTTGGATCATGCCAGGAAGGTGCTGGCCGCACTGGGGCGTGCTTTTGGCAAGCTTCCAGAGCGCCCCAGCGAAATGAGCAAAGAGCAGAAGGAGTTTTTGAAGCAAGCGGTTTCGGGCCTGGCCCAGGACGACAAGGTCATCTCCGTCCGCCTGGCGTTGTTCGCCGAGATGACCAAGGGCAAGTCCTGGACGGCAGCCACCTTGAGGGAAATGGGCGGCACGGCGGGCGTCGGCGTCGCCTTCCTGGAGGAGACTTTCAGCGCGAGCACGGCCCCGCCCGAACATCGTTATCACCAGCAAGCGGCCAGAGCCGTTCTAAAAACGCTCCTGCCGAATGCGGGGACCGATATCAAAGGACACATGCGGTCGCGCCGGAACTTGCTCGAAGCATCGGGCTATGCCAACCGCCCAAGGGACTTCGATAATCTCCTTCGTGTTCTGGACGACGAAGTACGCCTCATCACGCCGACCGAGCAGGAAACCAAAGAGGAAACCGCTCAAAACGCCGTCGAGCGCGGTGCAAGATACTACCAGTTGACCCACGACTACCTTGTTCCTTCCCTGCGCGACTGGTTGACGCGCAAACAGAAAGAAACCAGACGGGGCCGAGCGGAGTTGCTGCTGGCCGATCGCGCCGCGGTATGGAGTTCCCGGCCCGAAAACCGGCAATTGCCGTCGCTGCTGAACTGGCTGCAAATCCGCTGGCTGACGAGAAAGAAGAACTGGACGGCTGCCGAGCGGAAGATGATGGCAAAGGCCACGCGCTGCCATGCGTCGAAGAGCCTGGTGGTCGCGGTGATTCTGGTCCTGATCGGAGGGGGCACGCACGAAACGCTCGGCAGGCTGAAAGCCCAAGCGTTGAAGGACCGTCTTCTCGACGCCCACACCAATGAAGTCCCAACCATCGTCCACGACATGGTTTCTTATCGTCGGTGGCTCGACCCTCTTCTCTACGACGCTTATGCACAGGCCGAAGCGAACAAGGATCCACGGAAGCAACTGCATGCGGGCCTGGCCCTGTTGCCGGTCGATACCGCGTTCGTCGATTACCTTTTTGATCGCCTGCTCGACTCGAACCCGGAAGAAACTCCGGCGATTCGCGACGCGCTCGCGCCGCACAAGGCCGCCCTGCGGGACCGGCTGTGGGCCGTCATGGAATCGTCCGGAAAGGCCCTGGAAAAGCAACGCTTGCCGGCGGCTTCGGCGCTGGCGAGTTATGGCCCGCCCGACGAGGATGACGATGCGGGACGCTGGCAAAGGGCATCGGGCGTCATTGCCGACGAATTGCTGGCCGCGGTGCGGGAAAATCCCAGCCATTTCGCCACGCTCGTCGACCAATTGCGACCTGTCCGGTTCGTCTTGCTGCCTCCACTGAGCGAGATTTTCCGCGAGCGCCGGCGACCGGAGTCTGAGCGGTCGTTTGCGACGATCATTCTGGCCGATTACGCCGCCGACAAGCCGCACTTGCTGGCCGATCTGCTCATGGATGCCGACGCGAAGCAGTTCTCCTTGCTCTATCCCAAGCTGACGGAACACCGTGCCTCCGCGATCGGCATTTTGCGAAATGAATTAGCCAAGCGACGTGAACCGGTCGCCGGCACAGCAGAACGAGACGAGCTGGCGAGTCGACAGGCCAATGCGGCGGTGGCCATTTGGCGGCTCGACGGCCCCGTCTCGGTGCGACAACTGCTCGAACACAGCCGCAATCCGACGATTCGCAGTTACCTGGTTCGTCGGCTCGGACCCTGCGGCGCCGTCGATCCGCAGGACCTGATGAGGCTGGTGACGGCCGAGCCGAACGTCACCATACGCCGAGCGCTGATCTTGAGCATCGGCGAATTCGCGGGCACGCCGTTGCCAGACCGCGGCGAATTGGTTGACTGGTTGCTGAGCATTTTCGAGCGCGATTCGGATGCGGGCATGCACGCGGCGACGGCATACTTGCTGACATGCCTCGGAGAAGACGACAAGATCGAAGCAGCCCTCGAACGACTGCGCCTGAGCGAAGCAGAGATTCAGGAGCGTAACTGGGATGGACCGGCTGGCGGTCCTCTTTGGTTCGTCAATGGCCAGGGCCAGACGATGAGCGTTATTCCTGGCCCGGCGCAGTTTGTCATGGGATCGCCCCCCGGCGAACTCGGCAGGGAGGCAAGTGAGTCGCAGCATACGGTCCGGATCAGCCGAACGTTCGCCATCGCCGCCCACGCGGTGACCGTCGGCGAATTTCGCCGGCTCGGTTTTGGGGCCATCGATCGCCCCCCGCACTATCCGGTGACCTACGTGTCGTGGCATGGGGCGGCGGCCTATTGCAATCGTCTCAGCGAGCAAGAGGGCATTCCGCCGGACCAATGGTGCTACGAGATCGATGAGCAACAGCGCGTGGTGAAGCTGCGGCCGAAGTATCTGAGCCTGACGGGTTATCGCCTGCCGACGGAAGCGGAGATGGAGTTTGCCAGCAGGGCCAATGCCTCGACAAGCCGTTACTTTGGCGATACCGACGAGCTTTTGGCCGGCTATGGCTGGTACGTGCCGAACTCGAACGGCATGGTCCAGCCCGGAGGCCGCTTGCGGCCCAACGACTTTGGACTCTTTGACGCGCTTGGCAACGTCTGGACCTGGTGCCAGGAGAAGAAACGTGATTACCCCCAGACAGGCAGTGACCAGATCGTCGAAGATGTCGAATCCGACCTGGAGATCGGTTCTTGGCCACGCATGCTGCGCGGCGGGTGCTACACAGATCATGCAGCCGGGTTACGCACCGCACATCGCTGGTCGGAACTGCCGACGGCAACGAGCAACATCGTTGGCTTCCGCGTCGCTCGGACCCTCACCGCCCAATAG